In one window of Orcinus orca chromosome 17, mOrcOrc1.1, whole genome shotgun sequence DNA:
- the BOP1 gene encoding ribosome biogenesis protein BOP1 isoform X2: MAAAILRRARSRRRRPPASPRRAHAGPAPPRARPAPSDPEGPAPRPTRSCRCRKWRRGSGLAWRMAGTRGVGREAAAAGSLPGKRPPEPEEAGTPSPRTEVASVQLEDEYVEDSSDEEDIRNTVGNVPLEWYDDFPHVGYDLDGRRIYKPLRTPDELDQFLDKMDNPDYWRTVRDRMTGHSVQLTDEQVALVRRLQRGQFGDVSFNPYEPAVDFFSGDLMIHPVTNRPADKRSFIPSLVEKEKVSRMVHAIKMGWIQPRRPRDSTPSFYDLWAQEDPDAVLGRHKMHVPAPKLALPGHAESYNPPPEYLPSEEERMAWEQREPEERRLNFLPRRFPSLRAVPAYGRFIQERFERCLDLYLCPRQRKMRVNVDPEDLIPRLPRPRDLQPFPTCQALVYRGHGDLVRCLSVSPGGQWLASGSDDGSVRLWEVASARCVRTVPVGGVVKSVAWNPRPTVCLVAVAVEDAVLLLNPALGDRLVVGSTDQLLSAFTPPAEPAAQPAHWLEASEEERRVGLRLRICHGKPVTQATWHGRGDYMAVVLATPGRSQVLIHQLSRRRSQSPFRRGHGQVQRVAFHPMRPFLLVASQRSVRLYHLLRQELTKKLTPNCKWVSSLAVHPAGDNVICGSYDSKLVWFDLDLSTRPYRVLRHHKKALRAVAFHPRYPLFASGSDDGSVIVCHGMVYNDLLQNPLLVPVKVLKGHSLTKDLGVLDVAFHPAQPWVFSAGADGTLRLFT; the protein is encoded by the exons ATGGCCGCCGCCATCTTGCGACGGGCGCGCTCCCGCCGGCGCCGCCCGCCCGCGTCCCCACGGCGCGCGCACGCCGGCCCCGCCCCACCCAGGGCCCGCCCTGCGCCCTCTGACCCTGagggccccgcccccaggcccaCGCGGTCGTGTCGCTGCCGGAAGTGGCGGCGCGGGTCGGGGCTGGCCTGGAGAATGGCGGGCACGCGGGGCGTGGGGcgcgaggcggcggcggcggggtcGCTGCCGGGGAAGCGGCCGCCGGAGCCGGAGGAG gcCGGGACCCCTTCGCCGAGGACGGAGGTGGCGAGTGTGCAGCTTGAGGACGAGTACGTGGAGGACAGCTCTGACGAGGAG GACATCCGGAACACGGTGGGCAACGTGCCCTTGGAGTGGTACGATGACTTCCCCCACGTGGGCTACGACCTGGACGGCAGGCGCATCTATAAGCCCCTGCGCACCCCTGACGAGCTGGACCAGTTTCTGGACAAGATGGACAACCCTGACTACTG GCGTACGGTGCGGGACCGGATGACGGGGCACAGCGTGCAGCTGACAGATGAACAGGTGGCCCTGGTGCGGCGACTGCAGAGGGGCCAGTTTGGGGATGTGAGCTTCAACCCGTACGAG CCGGCTGTGGACTTCTTCAGTGGGGACCTCATGATACACCCGGTGACCAACCGGCCTGCTGACAAGCGCAGCTTTATCCCGTCCCTGGTGGAGAAGGAGAAG GTCTCCCGCATGGTGCACGCCATTAAGATGGGCTGGATCCAGCCTCGCCGTCCTCGGGACTCCACCCCCAGCTTCTACGACCTGTGGGCCCAAGAGGACCCCGACGCGGTGCTGGGCCGCCACAAAATGCACGTGCCTGCACCCAAGCTGGCCCTGCCGGGCCACGCGGAGTCCTACAACCCACCTCCCGAGTACCTGCCCAGCGAGGAGGAG CGCATGGCCTGGGAGCAGCGGGAGCCCGAGGAGAGGAGGCTCAACTTCCTGCCGCGCCGGTTCCCGAGCCTGCGGGCTGTGCCTGCGTACGGCCGCTTCATCCAGGAGCGCTTCGAGCGCTGCCTTGACCTCTACCTGTGCCCACGGCAGCGCAAGATGAGG GTGAACGTGGACCCTGAGGACCTCATCCCCAGACTGCCCCGGCCACGCGACCTGCAGCCTTTCCCCACGTGCCAGGCCCTG GTCTACAGGGGCCACGGCGACCTCGTCCGCTGCCTCAGTGTCTCCCCGGGTGGCCAGTGGCTGGCATCAG GCTCAGACGATGGCTCGGTGCGGCTCTGGGAGGTGGCCTCCGCCCGCTGCGTGAGGACCGTGCCCGTGGGGGGCGTGGTGAAGAGTGTCGCCTGGAACCCCCGCCCGACTGTCTGCCTGGTGGCCGTGGCAGT GGAGGACGCGGTCCTGCTGCTGAACCCAGCCCTGGGGGACCGGCTGGTGGTGGGCAGCACGGACCAGCTGCTGAGCGCCTTCACCCCGCCCGCGGAGCCTGCTGCGCAGCCCGCCCACTGGCTGGAAGCCTCGGAGGAGGAGCGCCGGGTCGGCCTGCGGCTGCGCATCTGCCATGGCAAG CCAGTGACGCAGGCGACGTGGCACGGTCGTGGGGACTACATGGCCGTGGTGCTGGCCACCCCGGGCCGCAGCCAGGTGCTGATCCACCAGCTGAGCCGGCGCCGCAGCCAGAGCCCTTTCCGCCGCGGCCACGGCCAGGTGCAGCGCGTGGCCTTCCACCCCATGCGGCCCTTCCTGCTCGTGGCTTCTCAGCGCAGCGTCCGCCTCTACCACCTGCTGCGCCAGGAGCTCACCAAGAAGCTGACGCCCAACTGCAAGTGGGTGTCCAGCCTGGCAGTGCACCCGGCAG GCGACAACGTCATCTGTGGCAGCTATGACAGCAAGCTGGTGTGGTTTGACCTGGACCTGTCCACCAGGCCGTACAGGGTGCTGAG GCACCACAAGAAGGCCCTCCGGGCCGTGGCCTTCCACCCCCGGTACCCGCTCTTTGCATCTGGCTCCGACGACGGCAGTGTCATCGTCTGCCACGGGATGGTGTACAA cGACCTGCTGCAGAACCCGCTGCTGGTGCCGGTGAAGGTGCTGAAGGGGCACAGCCTGACCAAAGACCTGGGGGTGCTGGACGTGGCCTTCCACCCCGCCCAGCCGTGGGTCTTCTCCGCCGGGGCCGACGGCACCCTCCGCCTCTTCACCTAG
- the BOP1 gene encoding ribosome biogenesis protein BOP1 isoform X1: MAAAILRRARSRRRRPPASPRRAHAGPAPPRARPAPSDPEGPAPRPTRSCRCRKWRRGSGLAWRMAGTRGVGREAAAAGSLPGKRPPEPEEPSLLGAPGLSPGPGSDPGLSDSEESVFSGLEDSGSDGSEADTAAEEEDGASSDEQHSGTEKPPGQQAGTPSPRTEVASVQLEDEYVEDSSDEEDIRNTVGNVPLEWYDDFPHVGYDLDGRRIYKPLRTPDELDQFLDKMDNPDYWRTVRDRMTGHSVQLTDEQVALVRRLQRGQFGDVSFNPYEPAVDFFSGDLMIHPVTNRPADKRSFIPSLVEKEKVSRMVHAIKMGWIQPRRPRDSTPSFYDLWAQEDPDAVLGRHKMHVPAPKLALPGHAESYNPPPEYLPSEEERMAWEQREPEERRLNFLPRRFPSLRAVPAYGRFIQERFERCLDLYLCPRQRKMRVNVDPEDLIPRLPRPRDLQPFPTCQALVYRGHGDLVRCLSVSPGGQWLASGSDDGSVRLWEVASARCVRTVPVGGVVKSVAWNPRPTVCLVAVAVEDAVLLLNPALGDRLVVGSTDQLLSAFTPPAEPAAQPAHWLEASEEERRVGLRLRICHGKPVTQATWHGRGDYMAVVLATPGRSQVLIHQLSRRRSQSPFRRGHGQVQRVAFHPMRPFLLVASQRSVRLYHLLRQELTKKLTPNCKWVSSLAVHPAGDNVICGSYDSKLVWFDLDLSTRPYRVLRHHKKALRAVAFHPRYPLFASGSDDGSVIVCHGMVYNDLLQNPLLVPVKVLKGHSLTKDLGVLDVAFHPAQPWVFSAGADGTLRLFT, encoded by the exons ATGGCCGCCGCCATCTTGCGACGGGCGCGCTCCCGCCGGCGCCGCCCGCCCGCGTCCCCACGGCGCGCGCACGCCGGCCCCGCCCCACCCAGGGCCCGCCCTGCGCCCTCTGACCCTGagggccccgcccccaggcccaCGCGGTCGTGTCGCTGCCGGAAGTGGCGGCGCGGGTCGGGGCTGGCCTGGAGAATGGCGGGCACGCGGGGCGTGGGGcgcgaggcggcggcggcggggtcGCTGCCGGGGAAGCGGCCGCCGGAGCCGGAGGAG CCTTCTCTCCTCGGTGCTCCTGGTCTCAGCCCTGGGCCTGGCAGCGATCCTGGCCTCTCCGACAGCGAGGAAAGTGTGTTCTCAGGCCTGGAGGATTCCGGCAGTGACGGTAGTGAGGCCGACACTGCGGCTGAGGAGGAGGATGGGGCCAGCAGCGATGAGCAGCACAGCGGGACGGAGAAGCCCCCCGGGCAGCAG gcCGGGACCCCTTCGCCGAGGACGGAGGTGGCGAGTGTGCAGCTTGAGGACGAGTACGTGGAGGACAGCTCTGACGAGGAG GACATCCGGAACACGGTGGGCAACGTGCCCTTGGAGTGGTACGATGACTTCCCCCACGTGGGCTACGACCTGGACGGCAGGCGCATCTATAAGCCCCTGCGCACCCCTGACGAGCTGGACCAGTTTCTGGACAAGATGGACAACCCTGACTACTG GCGTACGGTGCGGGACCGGATGACGGGGCACAGCGTGCAGCTGACAGATGAACAGGTGGCCCTGGTGCGGCGACTGCAGAGGGGCCAGTTTGGGGATGTGAGCTTCAACCCGTACGAG CCGGCTGTGGACTTCTTCAGTGGGGACCTCATGATACACCCGGTGACCAACCGGCCTGCTGACAAGCGCAGCTTTATCCCGTCCCTGGTGGAGAAGGAGAAG GTCTCCCGCATGGTGCACGCCATTAAGATGGGCTGGATCCAGCCTCGCCGTCCTCGGGACTCCACCCCCAGCTTCTACGACCTGTGGGCCCAAGAGGACCCCGACGCGGTGCTGGGCCGCCACAAAATGCACGTGCCTGCACCCAAGCTGGCCCTGCCGGGCCACGCGGAGTCCTACAACCCACCTCCCGAGTACCTGCCCAGCGAGGAGGAG CGCATGGCCTGGGAGCAGCGGGAGCCCGAGGAGAGGAGGCTCAACTTCCTGCCGCGCCGGTTCCCGAGCCTGCGGGCTGTGCCTGCGTACGGCCGCTTCATCCAGGAGCGCTTCGAGCGCTGCCTTGACCTCTACCTGTGCCCACGGCAGCGCAAGATGAGG GTGAACGTGGACCCTGAGGACCTCATCCCCAGACTGCCCCGGCCACGCGACCTGCAGCCTTTCCCCACGTGCCAGGCCCTG GTCTACAGGGGCCACGGCGACCTCGTCCGCTGCCTCAGTGTCTCCCCGGGTGGCCAGTGGCTGGCATCAG GCTCAGACGATGGCTCGGTGCGGCTCTGGGAGGTGGCCTCCGCCCGCTGCGTGAGGACCGTGCCCGTGGGGGGCGTGGTGAAGAGTGTCGCCTGGAACCCCCGCCCGACTGTCTGCCTGGTGGCCGTGGCAGT GGAGGACGCGGTCCTGCTGCTGAACCCAGCCCTGGGGGACCGGCTGGTGGTGGGCAGCACGGACCAGCTGCTGAGCGCCTTCACCCCGCCCGCGGAGCCTGCTGCGCAGCCCGCCCACTGGCTGGAAGCCTCGGAGGAGGAGCGCCGGGTCGGCCTGCGGCTGCGCATCTGCCATGGCAAG CCAGTGACGCAGGCGACGTGGCACGGTCGTGGGGACTACATGGCCGTGGTGCTGGCCACCCCGGGCCGCAGCCAGGTGCTGATCCACCAGCTGAGCCGGCGCCGCAGCCAGAGCCCTTTCCGCCGCGGCCACGGCCAGGTGCAGCGCGTGGCCTTCCACCCCATGCGGCCCTTCCTGCTCGTGGCTTCTCAGCGCAGCGTCCGCCTCTACCACCTGCTGCGCCAGGAGCTCACCAAGAAGCTGACGCCCAACTGCAAGTGGGTGTCCAGCCTGGCAGTGCACCCGGCAG GCGACAACGTCATCTGTGGCAGCTATGACAGCAAGCTGGTGTGGTTTGACCTGGACCTGTCCACCAGGCCGTACAGGGTGCTGAG GCACCACAAGAAGGCCCTCCGGGCCGTGGCCTTCCACCCCCGGTACCCGCTCTTTGCATCTGGCTCCGACGACGGCAGTGTCATCGTCTGCCACGGGATGGTGTACAA cGACCTGCTGCAGAACCCGCTGCTGGTGCCGGTGAAGGTGCTGAAGGGGCACAGCCTGACCAAAGACCTGGGGGTGCTGGACGTGGCCTTCCACCCCGCCCAGCCGTGGGTCTTCTCCGCCGGGGCCGACGGCACCCTCCGCCTCTTCACCTAG
- the SCX gene encoding basic helix-loop-helix transcription factor scleraxis, producing the protein MSFAMLRSAPPGRYLYPEVSPLSEDEDRGSESSGSDEKPCRVHAARCGLQGARRRAGGRRAGGGGPGPGGRPGREPRQRHTANARERDRTNSVNTAFTALRTLIPTEPADRKLSKIETLRLASSYISHLGNVLLVGEACGDGQPCHSGPAFFHAARSGSPPPPPPPPPARDGENAQPKQICTFCLSNQRKLSKDRDRKTAIRS; encoded by the exons ATGTCCTTCGCGATGCTGCGCTCGGCACCGCCCGGCCGCTACCTGTACCCCGAGGTGAGCCCGCTGTCGGAGGACGAGGACCGCGGCAGCGAGAGTTCGGGCTCCGACGAGAAGCCCTGCCGCGTGCACGCGGCGCGCTGTGGCCTCCAGGGCGCCCGAAGACGGGCCGGGGGCCGGCGGGCGGGGGGCGGCGGCCCGGGGCCTGGGGGGCGGCCGGGCCGCGAGCCCCGACAGCGGCACACGGCGAACGCGCGCGAGCGGGACCGGACGAACAGCGTGAACACGGCCTTCACGGCGCTGCGCACGCTCATCCCCACCGAGCCGGCCGACCGCAAGCTCTCCAAGATCGAGACCCTGCGCCTGGCCTCCAGCTACATCTCGCACCTGGGCAACGTGTTGCTGGTGGGTGAGGCCTGCGGCGACGGGCAACCCTGCCACTCGGGGCCCGCCTTCTTCCACGCGGCGCGCTCTGGCAGCCCTccacccccgccgcccccgccccccgcccgcgACGGCGAGAATGCCCAGCCCAAACAGATCTGCACCTTCTGCCTCAGCAACCAAAGAAAGTTG AGCAAGGACCGAGACAGAAAGACGGCGATTCGGAGTTAG